A window of Salvia splendens isolate huo1 chromosome 8, SspV2, whole genome shotgun sequence genomic DNA:
CTATTTTATAGTACTTAGTTTTTGAAGATAATTTCTTTCTCAtgtccgatgtgggataataaGTCTCTTTGTGAATGATAGTAGGAAGTTGCAATCTATGAACTGGGTCAAAGCTAGGACAAATAAGAATGAAAAACTGTATAGTTTAAATATAAAGAATTTAAATTCAATAGATTTGATGGTTCTTTCTTACACCTCACATCTCTATGAGAAGAGCAACCTAAAAAGAACAATTAGGATACACATCCCTTTTCATATCACAATTTGCTTTCTTTCTTATGTACAATATATTGACTATATTCTACACTTGTCCAACACAACCCCAAAATACCCCATTTATCTTGAAATACAACTTTAAACTGGTTTTGTACTGTTGTAAACTTGTAATATATTCCTACGGCTAATTTTCCCAGTTACTTGTTAGTCGGGCGATCAGCGCTGTCTGTTCGAACTATTTCTTCAACTAGATTCTCCTCGGGCCACTCAGCTGCATTAAATTTCCTAGCTCGAAAAAGCTTACGATTACATTTTCCAGTCCAAGAAGTGTACATGGAAATGGAATCAATTTGTTGGAACATTCTTAGCTTCATACATGATGTGCAGGTTACACCCCCCAGTCAGTAAGTAGTTAACTAGTTGTGATTGAAATTATATAGTTTACCATTTTCATCCTCAGAATTTCCAGATTTTACATGAGTAAGACAAATTAAAGTTGATGCATATATAATACAAAAAACATTAGACTAAAATTGGTGGGGTGCACCAGGCCCGTGCAATAGTGCAACACATGGGCGATACTTGAAGGCCCAAGTAGCAAGCTACCTTGATAGGCCTTCCccctcaaaaaataaatttaatatcgtgTGAGCCAATGGCCCACATATCAGATATTAAACTGATAAGAACAGATACTACACTTGATCTTAGccaaaaggccgagaaaggtatgagCTTCAACATCTACGCACCTCCTCTTTTATAAAGTTGTTTCAAATATAACTATCTTCTCATCTTGGATGTGGGATAATATGAACCCTTCTTGTTTCGAATCCAACCGCGAACTCTTCCATTCTTGATATGAGAATCGTCTGGCTGAAATCGGTTGAGAAAATCTCTAAGAACAACCTAAgccaaaaaacaaacaaaaaaacatctCAACTAAACTGTTAAGTGGTCTGAACTTCCATATATGCTCAATGTCTTGATGTCATATCCTTAATTCTATCAGTTATGCTTGCTCATAGCTATGGCTGGTCCCAAGATTAGATTCATGGTCTGTTTGATCATGAAACTCAACCTTTTTCTTCTTATTGTCCACAAACACAGACAATCAGAATAACTATTTAAGCATTCACAGTAAAATTGGTCTATAAAGAGAATGAAGTCAGTTCTTCGAGCCAACTATAAAAGCTAAGTTTCAAACCTGCAATGTTAATAAACCTATATGCTTATAAAGTTTGTCTACAGTTAATCTCCAGTAGCTGCTTTTCCCTCCATATCAGTATCAGATGGCTGGTTTTTCCAGTTACTTGTGTGTCGGGCGATCAATGCGGTCTTGTCGAACTATTTCTTCAGACTGGATTCTTAAGAGTGCATTAGGATTTAGGACCTACTTTATACCCCACAAAGAATCATAGCAAATCAACAGACAGAATCAGACAGCAATAATCCAAAATCAGTAAAGCATGAAGCACATCAAATTCTCAGCAGATGCTGATTCTATAcaaaaacttccaaaattttaaACAATAGTACATCATCCAAAAAGCCGATTAACTAGGTTCATAAAACTCTACATTTTGTTACCACATAGAGAAATTTGTTGAATGCAATCAAAGAATTTAACAAGCAAAGATTAAACTCAAATTGGTGGGGTGCGCCAGGCCCGTGCAATAGTGCAACACATGAGCGACACTTGAAGGCCCAAGTAGCAAGCTACTTTGATAGGCCTTCCccctcaaaaaataaattcaatatcGTGTGAGCCAATGGCCCACATATCAGATATTAAACTGATAAGAACAGATACTACACTTGATCTTAGccaaaaggccgagaaaggtatgagCTTCAACAACTACACACCTCCTGTCTTATACTTAATTTTTGAAGATAACTTCATTCTCttatccgatgtgggataataaGTCATCTTATTTTACATGTTTTACATGAACCGGCAAAAGGCAAGAACAAAAATGAATGGCAATTTGTAGTTTAAATAACTCTGTATAGTACTACATAAATCTATTGAGGAACAATTAAGATACACATCCCTGTCCCTATTCTTACACAATTTACTTTCTTTGTATTGAAAAATAACTTAAACAAGTATATTAGATGGCTGAATTTTTCCAGTTACTTGTTTGTCGGACGATCATCTCTGTCTTGTCGAACTATTTCATCAACTGGATTCTTTTCGGCCCACGCAGCTGCATCCACATATCCAAGCTCGAAATACCTATCTAGAACGTCGTCTGTAGCCGGCTGGAATGCCAAATTCAACAgcttaaacaaacacacaaatgTTAGTTCTTGTCACCATGGAATTACACTGGGAATCTCAGAAGTTGCATACAAATGTTACCTCTCGCGCCCCAGCCCTGTTCTCTGGGTTGCAGTCGGGGCTGATCCCGATTCCCTTCAGCCCCAAACGACCAGCAGGAAACGCACAAACGCGCACCTGTCAAGGCAGAGCTCGGTTTAAGCAAACATAAAGGATCATGATCTTTTCATTGAAGACGGTCATATTATACCGTCTGAGAAGCAGAGGTAGGCGGCATGAACAGTGTCAAACCCCCGTCTATACATAAACGATCGCGGAACATTGTTGCTGGCCTTGGAGCAAGGTATCTGCATCAAGATCACTTTTGTCAGTAGAAAGAACTGTTCCATTCAAAGAGGTGAATCAGAATCTCTTACCCGGGAATGAAAGAGGAGGTGAAAACTGCGTTGATGAGATCTTCTTTCGAATCAAAGTAGTCCACAAGCACGCCCCTCGGCCTCCACATAATCTCCGTCACAGCCACTGCCATTAAACCACCACGACAAAATTCTATCAAAATTCTTCTTCTCCTAGAATTTAAGATAATCATTTTCTCACAAGTAGTGTGGGTTACTAAAATAACTGTACCCACCGCGAATTCTTCCATTCGACCTGATATGAGCATCGTCAGGCAGAAATCTGTCCAGAAAATCTCTAAGAAGCGCCTGAgccaaacaaacaaacaaacaaaaacatctCAATCGAGTCATAAGGTCATGTTCTTAATTCTAACAGCAATGCTTGCTAATTGCTATGGTTGTCCAAGTTTAGATTCATGACAAGCCTAATGTAgtagtatattaaatttttcGACATAAGGGTAGGCGTGTAAATACCCCAACACGGAATGCAGTCCCTCGAAGCCTGCAATCTTGAGCCACTATCTTGGTAGCCTTCAGTGCCTCCTCCATGCTTTCTCCTGAGACAATCGCGGCACACACAATAGAACCGGCAGACGAACCAGCCAACGGTGTTGTTTCCTatctcacaaaaaaaaaaacagatcaaAATCATGAAAAGATTAGTATAAAAAATGACCTCAGTTGATTATTAGAGTGCATTAGGACATAGTTCATCCCCCACAAACTTCAGCAAAGCATGAATAATGTCAAATTGTCAGCGAAAAATCCTAGCAAATTGACTGACAGAATCAGACAGCAAGAATCCAAAACCAGCAAGTCATGAACCATGTCAAATTCTCAGCAGGTGGTGATTCAATAGAAACCAACAaccaaattataaaaaaattgacataAATTTGATGTTAAAAAACCGATCTTTCTCAAGAGACATGAATATTATAATGTGCATTAGTAAATCATTAGGCATTAATCAATCACAAACTTCATCATCTATCAAATTAACATTGAAGAAAATGGATTAAATCCATACAACCTTGATATAGCCTTGCTCAATGAGGAACCGAGCCGCCCCGAGATGGTAAGGGAGCAAGTGCCCCGCGGCAGAGAAGCTAAACCCGGGGCTGGTGACCGCCTTCCGCCTCTGCTCCGCCTCCACGTCTTTCTTCCCTTGCTCCCACACCGTGCCAGGCCTAACCGGGTCCTCCACCACGGCCGCGGTCCCCTCGTCCTGCGGCAGCGTGGCTTTGGTGGAGAAAGAGACGGCGCGAAACGGGGCCCGGGCCGCCGCGGCCGTGATTGGCCTGCAGGTGGCCTCGTTTGAGAATGGTGGCCTCAGAAACATCGAAGTCAGGGCCTTTCTCTTCATTCGGTAGATGTTTAAAGGATCTTtcttgtgtgttttttttttggctttCGCTTCCAGTGCGTGATTTCAGGTTGAAATGGATATATCTTGTGAGCTTTTGGATATTAGTAGTATGCTTTAGTTTGTTTGGGAATCTGAGAGGCTGGTTTCTTCCAACCATAATAACCGAATCTTTTTCTCAAACGAGGgaaacaagaaaaacaaacGGTGGtcgcattttttttctttggtcAAACACAAATGGTTTCCCCTttcatacttcaaataatatattaaattcgactttaaaaaataatttttatgtgTATGTTAATCATTAATcacaataataattttaa
This region includes:
- the LOC121744090 gene encoding patatin-like phospholipase domain-containing protein 4, with the protein product MKRKALTSMFLRPPFSNEATCRPITAAAARAPFRAVSFSTKATLPQDEGTAAVVEDPVRPGTVWEQGKKDVEAEQRRKAVTSPGFSFSAAGHLLPYHLGAARFLIEQGYIKETTPLAGSSAGSIVCAAIVSGESMEEALKATKIVAQDCRLRGTAFRVGALLRDFLDRFLPDDAHIRSNGRIRVAVTEIMWRPRGVLVDYFDSKEDLINAVFTSSFIPGYLAPRPATMFRDRLCIDGGLTLFMPPTSASQTVRVCAFPAGRLGLKGIGISPDCNPENRAGARELLNLAFQPATDDVLDRYFELGYVDAAAWAEKNPVDEIVRQDRDDRPTNK